The Triticum aestivum cultivar Chinese Spring chromosome 3A, IWGSC CS RefSeq v2.1, whole genome shotgun sequence genome includes a region encoding these proteins:
- the LOC123056762 gene encoding beta-sesquiphellandrene synthase has product MFLQQAHMRERMEILLEQVRTVMKEANEIPKILELVITIERLGLGNHYENEIAQLLDVVLKSDYDDNNLHLVSLRFYLLRKNRYDVSSDVFHKFEDKQGGFVQSDTNSLLSLYNAAHLSIKGEDVFDMAVSFTRRHLLGALENLESPFAGEVSSSLLTPPFRRVGILEARSYLPCYTNKATRNEAILELAKLNFNILQLHFCEELKDVTMWWNKIKMKSRLSFVRDRIVETYFWINGTSYNLEYSYSRIIATKVTAFMTIIDDIFDTYSSTEDSMQLAEAINRWDEDAVNVLPEYMKDIYLYLLETFHSFEDHLGPENSYRVVYLKEAFKKLVQAYSDELKWRDENYVPKTLNEHLQVSSVSIGTSVVACAIFVGMDDTTVETLNWVSSDQKLLKSFAIYTRFTNDMASAKREQAGGQCASTIQSYMKEHGMTNDDACEKIKELIENSWKDMLHHYLTLTDQPMVVPQMILNLSRTVDNMYKHTDAYTNSDILKDTIRMLFAEPM; this is encoded by the exons ATGTTCTTGCAGCAAGCTCACATGAGAGAAAGGATGGAAATACTATTGGAGCAAGTAAGAACGGTGATGAAGGAGGCAAATGAAATCCCCAAAATACTAGAGCTTGTAATCACAATTGAGAGACTTGGTTTGGGCAACCATTATGAGAATGAGATTGCACAACTACTGGATGTTGTTTTGAAATCTGATTATGATGATAATAATCTACACTTGGTTTCGCTTCGGTTTTATCTTCTACGAAAAAATAGATATGATGTGTCATCTG ATGTATTCCATAAATTCGAAGACAAACAAGGAGGTTTTGTTCAGTCGGATACAAATAGTTTGTTGAGCTTATATAATGCAGCACATCTGAGTATCAAGGGGGAGGATGTATTTGACATGGCAGTCTCTTTCACGAGAAGACACCTCCTCGGGGCATTAGAAAATTTGGAATCACCATTTGCAGGGGAAGTTTCTTCTTCCCTTCTTACACCTCCTTTTCGAAGAGTTGGGATATTAGAAGCAAGAAGCTACCTACCATGTTACACAAACAAGGCTACACGAAATGAAGCCATATTGGAGCTTGCCAAATTGAATTTTAATATTCTGCAACTTCATTTTTGTGAGGAGTTGAAAGACGTCACAAT GTGGTGGAATAAGATCAAAATGAAGTCAAGGTTGAGTTTTGTAAGAGACAGAATTGTAGAAACTTATTTTTGGATAAATGGGACTAGCTACAACCTTGAATATTCTTATTCCCGAATAATAGCTACAAAGGTCACCGCTTTCATGACTATAATAGATGACATATTTGACACATATAGCAGCACTGAAGACAGCATGCAACTTGCAGAAGCAATTAATAG GTGGGATGAAGATGCAGTAAATGTGCTTCCAGAATACATGAAGGATATCTACTTATATTTGTTGGAAACATTTCATTCTTTTGAGGACCATTTAGGACCTGAGAACAGCTACCGTGTGGTTTATCTAAAAGAAGCG TTCAAGAAATTGGTTCAAGCATACAGTGATGAACTAAAATGGCGTGATGAAAATTATGTACCAAAAACACTTAATGAACACCTTCAAGTTTCATCAGTAAGTATTGGAACCTCTGTGGTAGCATGTGCTATATTTGTTGGCATGGATGACACAACAGTGGAAACTCTCAATTGGGTGTCGAGCGACCAGAAACTTCTGAAGTCTTTTGCTATATATACACGTTTCACGAATGACATGGCATCAGCAAAG CGTGAGCAAGCAGGGGGGCAGTGTGCCTCTACTATCCAATCGTACATGAAGGAGCATGGGATGACAAATGATGATGCATGTGAAAAGATAAAAGAACTTATCGAGAACTCATGGAAGGATATGTTACACCATTATCTCACATTGACAGATCAACCAATGGTCGTGCCCCAAATGATACTTAACCTTTCAAGGACTGTGGATAACATGTACAAGCATACCGATGCATACACTAATTCAGATATACTGAAAGATACAATAAGGATGCTTTTTGCTGAGCCAATGTAA